A genome region from Thermomonospora amylolytica includes the following:
- a CDS encoding ATP-binding protein — translation MIAAGLLAGDGPVSVVLSVVARRFPGGDGSAGARVDVRQVRRFVRGVLGEVLDGAGVDLDDVEVMASEVATNAVLYTASGRPGGRLWAAVIATDDVVRVEITDQGDAHSEPRIPACAGLGGRGLLLVQELSARWDWCRNSAGRTTVWFEVPRAGGAVGRCGGGRGE, via the coding sequence GTGATCGCGGCGGGCCTGCTGGCGGGTGACGGGCCGGTGTCGGTGGTGCTGTCGGTGGTGGCGCGGCGCTTCCCGGGTGGGGACGGGTCTGCGGGGGCGCGGGTGGATGTGCGGCAGGTGCGGCGCTTCGTGCGTGGGGTGCTGGGTGAGGTGCTGGACGGGGCGGGGGTGGATCTGGACGACGTTGAGGTGATGGCGTCGGAGGTCGCCACGAACGCCGTCTTGTATACGGCCAGTGGCCGGCCGGGTGGCCGGTTGTGGGCGGCGGTGATCGCCACCGATGACGTGGTGCGGGTGGAGATCACCGATCAGGGCGACGCGCACAGTGAGCCGCGTATCCCGGCGTGTGCGGGACTGGGTGGCCGGGGCCTGCTGCTGGTTCAGGAGTTGTCGGCGCGGTGGGACTGGTGCCGCAACAGCGCGGGGCGCACGACGGTGTGGTTCGAGGTGCCGCGCGCTGGCGGGGCCGTGGGGCGCTGTGGGGGTGGCCGGGGTGAGTGA
- a CDS encoding helix-turn-helix domain-containing protein, translated as MPRRAHTARHRRLVQELRRLREQAGLRQEDVARELDWSLSKQEKIERGAIGIRIADVRAMLDLFGLTGPEHREQYDALVRLARDARVKGWWNDYADAIPGWFESYVGLEADASGLLIFQDQVVPGLLQTEDYARAVYEAVRPPLETSKIDRAVAARMERQGRLTDETPLKIHAVLDEAVLHRQFGGRAVLQAQLRHLRHMARHPEADIKIQVRPFSAGAHPAVGTSFVILRFQHPGDGNPDVVYLEDLTSSAYLEEDPHLFRYNLAFEDLRATALPEDESIALIDRLAERLSEQEGGRDGEP; from the coding sequence ATGCCACGTCGCGCCCATACCGCCCGTCATCGACGGCTCGTTCAGGAGCTTCGTCGTTTGCGGGAACAGGCGGGGCTGCGTCAGGAGGATGTGGCGCGGGAGCTGGATTGGTCGCTGTCCAAGCAAGAGAAGATCGAGCGGGGAGCGATAGGCATCCGCATCGCGGACGTGCGCGCCATGCTTGACCTGTTCGGCCTCACCGGGCCAGAGCACAGAGAGCAGTACGACGCACTCGTGAGGCTCGCGCGGGACGCCCGCGTCAAAGGTTGGTGGAACGACTACGCGGACGCCATCCCCGGATGGTTCGAGTCCTACGTAGGACTCGAAGCCGACGCGAGTGGCTTGCTCATCTTCCAAGATCAGGTTGTGCCGGGCCTGCTCCAGACTGAGGACTACGCACGGGCCGTCTACGAGGCGGTTCGTCCGCCCTTGGAGACCAGCAAGATCGATCGTGCTGTTGCGGCTCGTATGGAGCGACAGGGGCGGTTGACCGATGAGACGCCCCTCAAGATCCACGCGGTTCTAGACGAAGCCGTTCTTCATCGCCAGTTCGGCGGTCGGGCCGTCCTGCAAGCCCAGCTCCGCCATCTCCGTCACATGGCCCGTCACCCAGAGGCGGACATCAAGATCCAGGTGCGCCCGTTCAGCGCCGGAGCGCACCCAGCCGTGGGTACGTCGTTTGTGATCTTGAGGTTCCAGCATCCGGGAGACGGCAACCCCGATGTTGTGTATCTGGAAGACCTCACAAGCAGCGCCTACCTAGAAGAGGACCCGCATCTTTTCCGGTATAACCTGGCGTTTGAGGACCTACGCGCTACGGCACTCCCCGAGGACGAGTCCATCGCCTTGATCGACCGCCTAGCCGAGCGCTTGTCAGAGCAGGAAGGAGGGCGGGATGGCGAACCGTGA
- a CDS encoding DUF397 domain-containing protein, translating to MANRDFTSVVWRKSSHSNGGGECVEVAAARSVVAIRDSKSPDMPHLVTTAQGWRSLVASVKRGAFDR from the coding sequence ATGGCGAACCGTGACTTCACCTCGGTTGTCTGGCGCAAGAGCAGCCACAGCAACGGAGGCGGTGAGTGCGTCGAAGTCGCCGCCGCCCGAAGCGTGGTGGCGATCCGGGACAGCAAGTCACCAGACATGCCGCACCTTGTCACTACTGCGCAGGGGTGGCGCTCCCTGGTTGCATCGGTGAAGCGGGGCGCGTTCGACCGCTAG
- a CDS encoding Fic family protein: MTDPLAQVAALPGVDEAVAEARSTVDRLLGHRILRRRSAEVSTESALRAARASAALEGVSVSLEEFRQDAAEMAAERPGLDPVVQGSLRISAELGTLTETWRQAPRQVLARLHVLAAADAVDEDALGRPRAEDQPATDPLGLGAPPVPAEVAARLDALSTLLTRPTKAPAIVVAAIVHGELLALRPFGWGDGLVARAAERLTLVQRGLDPKSLTAPEVGHAERADEYAGALRAYLTGTSEGVASWVRHCAAAVQIAARDSLAICEAYLRG; this comes from the coding sequence GTGACAGACCCATTGGCCCAAGTCGCGGCGCTGCCCGGGGTGGACGAGGCGGTCGCCGAGGCCCGTTCCACGGTGGACCGCCTGCTGGGCCACCGCATCCTCCGCCGCCGCAGCGCCGAGGTGTCCACCGAGTCGGCCCTGCGCGCCGCCCGCGCCTCCGCCGCCCTGGAGGGCGTGTCGGTGAGCCTGGAGGAGTTCCGGCAGGACGCCGCCGAGATGGCCGCCGAACGTCCCGGCCTGGACCCGGTGGTGCAGGGCTCCCTGCGCATCTCCGCCGAACTCGGCACCCTCACCGAGACCTGGCGTCAGGCCCCCCGCCAGGTCCTGGCCCGCCTCCACGTCCTGGCCGCCGCCGACGCGGTGGACGAGGACGCCCTGGGCCGGCCCCGCGCCGAGGACCAGCCCGCCACGGACCCCCTGGGGCTGGGCGCCCCTCCCGTGCCCGCGGAGGTCGCGGCCCGCCTGGACGCCCTGAGCACCCTGCTGACCCGGCCCACCAAGGCCCCCGCGATCGTCGTCGCCGCCATCGTCCACGGTGAGCTGCTGGCCCTGCGCCCCTTCGGCTGGGGCGACGGCCTGGTCGCCCGTGCGGCCGAACGCCTCACCCTCGTCCAGCGGGGCCTGGACCCCAAGTCCCTCACCGCCCCCGAGGTGGGCCACGCCGAACGCGCCGACGAGTACGCCGGAGCCCTCCGCGCCTACCTCACCGGCACCTCCGAGGGCGTGGCCTCCTGGGTCCGGCACTGCGCCGCCGCCGTGCAGATCGCCGCCCGCGACTCCCTGGCCATCTGCGAGGCCTACCTCCGCGGCTGA
- the acs gene encoding acetate--CoA ligase has protein sequence MSQETLSNLLKENRRFAPPPELAAAANVKADVYDEAAADRLGFWARQAERLTWAKPWEQVLDWSNPPFAKWFVGGELNVAYNCVDRHVEAGLGDRVAYHWEGEPEGDTRTLTYADLQREVNKAANALLELGVRKGDRVAIYLPMIPELPISMLACARIGATHSVVFGGFSADALRTRINDAQAKLVITADGGYRRGKPSALKPTVDEAVADTPSVERVLVVRRTGEETAQHERDVWWHDVVDRQSDRHEAQPHDAEHPLYILYTSGTTGKPKGILHTAGGYLTQVAYTHHAVFDLKPETDVYWCSADIGWVTGHSYIVYGPLANGATSVMYEGTPDTPHRGRWWEIIAKYKVTIFYTAPTAIRTFMKWGDDIPAKYDLSSLRVIGSVGEPINPEAYVWYRHHIGADRCPVVDTWWQTETGAIMISPLPGVTEGKPGAAMRPLPGISADVVDDTGASVPNGGGGFLVLKEPWPSMLRTIWGDDERYVKTYWSRFEGMYFAGDGAKKDDDGDIWLLGRVDDVMLVSGHNISTTEVESALVSHPKVAEAAVTGATDPVTGQAIVAFVIPRGAAEDEADGEEFVKELRDHVARTLGPIAKPRQIMVVPELPKTRSGKIMRRLLRDVAENRSLGDVTTLTDSSVMDLISAKLPTAKPED, from the coding sequence GTGAGCCAAGAGACCCTTTCCAACCTGCTGAAGGAGAACCGGCGGTTCGCCCCGCCCCCTGAACTCGCCGCCGCGGCCAACGTCAAGGCCGACGTCTACGACGAGGCCGCAGCGGACCGGCTCGGCTTCTGGGCCCGCCAGGCGGAACGGCTGACCTGGGCCAAGCCGTGGGAGCAGGTGCTGGACTGGAGCAATCCGCCGTTCGCCAAGTGGTTCGTCGGCGGTGAGCTGAACGTCGCCTACAACTGCGTGGACCGGCACGTGGAGGCCGGGCTCGGGGACCGGGTCGCCTACCACTGGGAGGGCGAGCCGGAGGGCGACACCCGTACGCTGACGTACGCCGACCTGCAGCGCGAGGTCAACAAGGCCGCGAACGCGCTGCTGGAGCTGGGCGTGCGCAAGGGCGACCGGGTGGCGATCTACCTGCCGATGATCCCGGAGCTGCCGATCTCGATGCTGGCCTGCGCGCGGATCGGCGCGACCCATTCGGTGGTGTTCGGCGGGTTCAGCGCCGACGCGCTGCGCACCCGCATCAACGACGCCCAGGCCAAGCTGGTCATCACCGCGGACGGGGGCTACCGGCGGGGCAAGCCGTCGGCGCTCAAGCCCACCGTGGACGAGGCCGTCGCCGACACCCCGAGCGTCGAGCGGGTCCTGGTCGTGCGCCGCACCGGCGAGGAGACGGCGCAGCACGAGCGCGACGTGTGGTGGCACGACGTGGTGGACCGGCAGAGCGACCGGCACGAGGCCCAGCCGCACGACGCCGAGCACCCGCTCTACATCCTCTACACCTCCGGCACGACCGGTAAGCCGAAGGGCATCCTGCACACGGCCGGCGGCTACCTGACCCAGGTCGCCTACACCCACCACGCGGTGTTCGACCTGAAGCCGGAGACCGACGTGTACTGGTGCTCGGCCGACATCGGCTGGGTGACCGGGCACTCGTACATCGTGTACGGGCCGCTGGCCAACGGCGCCACCAGCGTGATGTACGAGGGGACGCCGGACACCCCGCACCGGGGCCGCTGGTGGGAGATCATCGCCAAGTACAAGGTGACGATCTTCTACACCGCGCCCACCGCGATCCGGACGTTCATGAAGTGGGGCGACGACATCCCCGCCAAGTACGACCTGTCCAGCCTGCGGGTGATCGGCAGCGTGGGCGAGCCGATCAACCCCGAGGCGTACGTCTGGTACCGGCACCACATCGGCGCGGACCGCTGCCCGGTGGTGGACACCTGGTGGCAGACCGAGACCGGCGCGATCATGATCAGCCCGCTGCCGGGGGTGACCGAGGGCAAGCCGGGCGCGGCGATGCGCCCGCTGCCGGGGATCAGCGCGGACGTGGTGGACGACACCGGGGCGTCGGTGCCGAACGGCGGCGGCGGGTTCCTGGTGCTCAAGGAGCCGTGGCCGTCGATGCTGCGGACCATCTGGGGCGACGACGAGCGGTACGTCAAGACCTACTGGTCCCGGTTCGAGGGGATGTACTTCGCCGGCGACGGGGCCAAGAAGGACGACGACGGCGACATCTGGCTGCTCGGCCGGGTGGACGACGTGATGCTGGTGTCCGGCCACAACATCTCCACCACGGAGGTGGAGTCGGCGCTGGTCTCGCACCCGAAGGTGGCCGAGGCGGCGGTGACCGGCGCGACCGACCCGGTGACCGGGCAGGCGATCGTGGCGTTCGTGATCCCGCGCGGGGCGGCCGAGGACGAGGCCGACGGCGAGGAGTTCGTCAAGGAGCTGCGCGACCACGTCGCCAGGACGCTGGGGCCGATCGCCAAGCCCCGCCAGATCATGGTGGTGCCGGAGCTGCCCAAGACCCGGTCCGGCAAGATCATGCGGCGGCTGCTGCGGGACGTGGCCGAGAACCGTTCGCTCGGTGACGTCACCACCCTCACCGACAGCTCGGTGATGGACCTGATCTCCGCCAAGCTGCCCACGGCCAAGCCCGAGGACTGA
- the nhaA gene encoding Na+/H+ antiporter NhaA, with amino-acid sequence MPRPVAAIWPVQHTVRYSRNLAEALRTETIGGFIVLGATLVALAWANSPWNGAYEEFRHLELGPMDVAHWASSGLLALFFYIAGLELREEITHGELRRPRQAALPVIAAFAGMLVPAALFLAVSAGEPGAASGWAIPTATDIAFALAVLAVAFPACPAALRAFLLTLAVVDDLIAITIIALFYTHELAPLWLPAAVALIALFGVLQAKGVRTPWAHAPIALLAWYCVYRSGVHATIAGVALGMLTSPRETPDGRRTNAEQADHVLRPLSAGVCVPLFAFTSAGVALNPSALGEVATDRVALAVIAGLVVGKFLGVFGGAWAAVRLGLAGLGDDLRWRQLAGVAMLAGVGFTVSLLIGGLAYTDPARVDNVTTAVLVASVVSAALATTAFRVHGRGRRTVRTG; translated from the coding sequence GTGCCGCGCCCTGTCGCCGCCATCTGGCCCGTCCAGCACACCGTCCGCTACAGCCGCAACCTCGCCGAGGCGCTCCGTACCGAGACGATCGGCGGGTTCATCGTGCTCGGGGCCACGCTCGTCGCGCTGGCCTGGGCCAACAGCCCGTGGAACGGGGCGTACGAGGAGTTCCGGCACCTGGAGCTGGGGCCGATGGACGTGGCCCACTGGGCCTCGAGCGGGCTGCTGGCGCTGTTCTTCTACATCGCCGGGCTGGAACTCCGCGAGGAGATCACGCACGGCGAGCTGCGGCGTCCACGGCAGGCCGCGCTGCCGGTGATCGCGGCGTTCGCGGGCATGCTCGTGCCGGCCGCGCTGTTCCTGGCGGTCAGCGCCGGCGAGCCGGGGGCGGCGAGCGGCTGGGCGATCCCCACCGCCACGGACATTGCGTTCGCGCTGGCGGTGCTGGCGGTGGCGTTCCCGGCCTGCCCGGCGGCGCTGCGGGCGTTCCTGCTGACGCTGGCGGTGGTGGACGACCTGATCGCCATCACGATCATCGCGCTCTTCTACACCCACGAGCTGGCGCCGCTGTGGCTGCCGGCGGCGGTCGCGCTGATCGCCCTGTTCGGCGTGCTGCAGGCCAAGGGCGTGCGCACTCCCTGGGCGCACGCGCCGATCGCGCTGCTGGCCTGGTACTGCGTGTACCGCAGCGGCGTCCACGCCACCATCGCGGGAGTCGCGCTCGGCATGCTGACCAGCCCCCGGGAGACCCCGGACGGCCGCCGTACCAACGCCGAGCAGGCCGACCACGTGCTGCGGCCGCTGTCGGCGGGGGTGTGCGTGCCGCTGTTCGCGTTCACCTCGGCCGGGGTGGCGCTGAACCCGTCCGCGCTGGGCGAGGTGGCGACCGACCGGGTGGCGCTCGCGGTGATCGCCGGGCTGGTCGTCGGCAAGTTCCTCGGCGTCTTCGGCGGCGCCTGGGCGGCGGTGCGGCTCGGCCTGGCCGGGCTCGGCGACGACCTGCGGTGGCGGCAGCTCGCCGGGGTGGCCATGCTCGCCGGGGTGGGGTTCACCGTGTCGCTGCTGATCGGCGGGCTGGCCTACACCGACCCGGCGCGGGTGGACAACGTCACCACGGCGGTGCTGGTCGCCAGCGTGGTCTCCGCCGCGCTGGCCACGACGGCGTTCAGGGTCCACGGCCGCGGGCGCCGGACGGTCAGGACTGGCTGA
- a CDS encoding phage holin family protein, which produces MAEAGPGERIEDKSLGELVAQASSGISKLIRAEISLAKTELRVDARKAAVGGALFFVSLAVFAPVIIFLGLALAYGLMELFGMWPWAAFLTVAITYVVVAVLLGVVGVLVVKRIRGAKRTRRTLRDLPEAFRHEDKPALSQAD; this is translated from the coding sequence ATGGCGGAGGCAGGGCCGGGCGAGCGGATCGAGGACAAGTCTCTCGGTGAGCTGGTCGCCCAGGCGTCGAGCGGCATCTCCAAGCTGATCCGCGCCGAGATCAGCCTGGCCAAGACGGAACTGCGGGTGGACGCCCGCAAGGCGGCGGTCGGCGGCGCGCTGTTCTTCGTGTCGCTGGCGGTGTTCGCACCGGTGATCATCTTCCTCGGGCTGGCGCTGGCCTACGGGCTGATGGAGCTGTTCGGCATGTGGCCGTGGGCCGCGTTCCTGACCGTGGCGATCACCTACGTGGTGGTGGCGGTGCTGCTCGGCGTCGTCGGCGTGCTGGTGGTCAAGCGCATCCGGGGGGCCAAGCGCACCCGGCGGACGCTCCGGGACCTGCCGGAGGCGTTCCGGCACGAGGACAAGCCGGCGCTCAGCCAGGCGGACTGA
- a CDS encoding alpha/beta fold hydrolase, producing the protein MAGRGTSVVQLDGPWTHRAVSAGGTQFHVVEAGEGPLVLLLHGFPEFWWSWRHQLVSLPAAGYRAAAVDLRGYGGSDKPPRGYDLVTLAGDAAGLVRALGEANAVIVGHDWGGLLAWTMAVYRPKVVHRLVTVSAPHPLRLRQAVRTGLRTQAWAARHSLGFQVPMWPERRLVRDDAALVGRMLREWSGPGWPDERTERVVRQAFQIPGVAHSAMEYHRWLVRSLARPDGIRYARRMRTLIQVPTLQLHGALDTFTLPGTAQGSGRYVTAPYRWKLIDGAGHFPHEERPESFDAALLGWLTDPEPDN; encoded by the coding sequence ATGGCCGGGCGCGGCACATCCGTGGTGCAGCTCGACGGCCCGTGGACGCACCGGGCGGTGAGCGCGGGCGGCACCCAGTTCCACGTCGTGGAGGCCGGCGAGGGGCCGCTGGTCCTGCTGCTGCACGGCTTCCCCGAGTTCTGGTGGTCGTGGCGGCACCAGCTGGTGTCGCTGCCGGCGGCCGGGTACCGCGCCGCCGCGGTGGACCTGCGCGGCTACGGCGGCAGCGACAAGCCGCCCCGCGGGTACGACCTGGTGACGCTGGCCGGGGATGCCGCGGGCCTGGTCCGCGCGCTGGGCGAGGCGAACGCGGTCATCGTCGGGCACGACTGGGGCGGCCTGCTGGCCTGGACCATGGCGGTGTACCGGCCCAAGGTCGTGCACCGCCTGGTCACCGTGTCCGCCCCGCATCCGCTCAGGCTGCGCCAGGCGGTCCGCACCGGCCTGCGCACCCAGGCGTGGGCGGCCCGCCACTCGCTGGGCTTCCAGGTCCCGATGTGGCCGGAACGCCGCCTGGTCCGCGACGACGCCGCCCTGGTGGGCCGCATGCTGCGCGAGTGGTCCGGCCCCGGCTGGCCCGACGAGCGCACCGAACGGGTCGTCCGCCAGGCCTTCCAGATCCCCGGCGTCGCCCACTCCGCCATGGAGTACCACCGGTGGCTGGTCCGCTCCCTGGCCCGCCCGGACGGCATCCGCTACGCCCGCCGCATGCGGACCCTCATCCAGGTCCCCACGCTCCAGCTCCACGGCGCCCTGGACACCTTCACCCTTCCCGGCACCGCCCAGGGCTCCGGCCGCTACGTCACCGCCCCGTACCGCTGGAAGCTCATCGACGGTGCCGGCCACTTCCCCCACGAGGAACGCCCCGAGTCCTTCGACGCCGCCCTCCTCGGCTGGCTCACCGACCCCGAGCCCGACAACTGA
- a CDS encoding DUF309 domain-containing protein, with amino-acid sequence MTRDRDAQGRARNARPRDAYGRPLPHGAPGVPTMPDDLSLTPAEALAEAQRLLDADRPFHAHEVLEAVWKSSPEPERELWRGLAQVAVGLTHIRRGNPRGARALLTRAAARLEPYADSPPHDIDVPGVIRAARSLAARTDDPGLAKAPLPLSLRRRT; translated from the coding sequence ATGACCCGCGACCGTGACGCCCAGGGGCGCGCCCGCAACGCCCGCCCCCGCGACGCCTACGGCCGTCCCCTCCCGCACGGCGCCCCGGGCGTCCCCACGATGCCCGACGACCTGTCCCTGACCCCCGCCGAGGCCCTGGCCGAGGCCCAGCGCCTCCTCGACGCCGACCGCCCGTTCCACGCCCACGAGGTCCTCGAGGCCGTCTGGAAGTCCTCTCCGGAGCCCGAACGCGAACTCTGGCGCGGCCTCGCCCAGGTCGCGGTCGGCCTGACCCACATCCGCCGGGGCAACCCGCGGGGGGCCCGGGCCCTCCTCACCCGGGCCGCCGCCCGCCTGGAGCCCTACGCCGACTCCCCGCCCCACGACATCGACGTCCCCGGCGTCATCCGGGCGGCCCGCTCCCTGGCCGCCCGCACCGACGACCCCGGCCTGGCCAAGGCCCCCCTCCCCCTGTCCCTGCGCCGCCGGACCTAG
- a CDS encoding MarP family serine protease gives MLGDHVLDLILLALVVLFAVSGYRQGFIVSLLSFVGFVGGGVIGVLVAPPIAEAVVDGTAQQALLAIIIAFLAATLGQLAASSVGAALRSRVTGDNARAADAVGGALVSALSILIVAWFFGILLSGAKIDWLRTQVNSSAVLEGVDTVMPEQSQTWFSSFQEFVDASEFPRVFYGLGGESVVEVPPPDENVATTPELQAAKRSIFKLVGTAPQCQRKIEGTGFVYAPGRIMTNAHVVAGVRGPIDVISWDGRKRGKARVVVYDPRRDIAVLYVPGFDARPLRFDGPARTRDDAIVAGFPKGHGYTADAARIRARQHANGPDIYHSGQVTREIYAIRGKVEPGNSGGPLLSPDGDVYGVIFAAALDNPSIGYALTAKEVAPDAEIGETATAPVSTGACSD, from the coding sequence GTGCTGGGCGACCACGTTCTTGACTTGATCCTGCTGGCCTTGGTGGTGCTGTTCGCCGTTTCGGGGTACCGGCAGGGCTTCATCGTGAGCCTGCTGAGCTTCGTCGGTTTCGTCGGGGGCGGCGTGATCGGCGTGCTGGTGGCGCCGCCGATCGCCGAGGCGGTGGTCGACGGCACCGCCCAGCAGGCGCTGCTGGCGATCATCATCGCGTTCCTGGCCGCCACGCTGGGACAGCTGGCCGCCTCGTCGGTGGGCGCCGCGCTGCGCAGCCGGGTCACCGGCGACAACGCCCGCGCCGCCGACGCGGTGGGCGGGGCGCTGGTCAGCGCGCTGTCGATACTGATCGTGGCGTGGTTCTTCGGGATCCTGCTGTCCGGGGCCAAGATCGACTGGCTGCGCACCCAGGTGAACTCCTCGGCGGTGCTCGAGGGCGTCGACACGGTGATGCCCGAGCAGTCGCAGACGTGGTTCTCCTCGTTCCAGGAGTTCGTGGACGCCAGCGAGTTCCCGCGGGTGTTCTACGGGCTCGGCGGGGAGTCGGTGGTGGAGGTCCCGCCGCCGGACGAGAACGTCGCGACCACCCCCGAGCTGCAGGCCGCCAAGCGCAGCATCTTCAAGCTGGTGGGCACCGCCCCGCAGTGCCAGCGCAAGATCGAGGGCACCGGCTTCGTCTACGCCCCCGGGCGGATCATGACCAACGCGCACGTGGTCGCCGGGGTCCGCGGCCCGATCGACGTGATCTCCTGGGACGGCCGCAAGCGCGGCAAGGCCCGGGTCGTGGTGTACGACCCGCGCCGCGACATCGCCGTGCTGTACGTGCCCGGCTTCGACGCCAGGCCGCTGCGGTTCGACGGCCCGGCCCGCACCCGCGACGACGCCATCGTGGCCGGCTTCCCCAAGGGCCACGGCTACACCGCCGACGCCGCCCGCATCCGCGCCCGCCAGCACGCCAACGGCCCGGACATCTACCACTCCGGCCAGGTGACCCGCGAGATCTACGCCATCCGCGGCAAGGTCGAGCCCGGCAACTCCGGCGGCCCGCTGCTGTCCCCGGACGGCGACGTGTACGGCGTGATCTTCGCCGCCGCGCTGGACAACCCCTCCATCGGATACGCCCTCACCGCCAAGGAGGTCGCCCCGGACGCCGAGATCGGCGAGACCGCCACCGCCCCCGTCAGCACCGGCGCCTGCTCGGACTGA
- a CDS encoding NUDIX hydrolase: MTVPSWLRPPADARPAAVLVLFGEGPDGPDLLLTQRAATLRKHAGQPAFPGGRIDPGDDGPVGAALREAHEETGLNPSGCDVLATLPELYLSRSNHRVTPVAAWWREPSDVSPGHPGEVAAVARVPIGELTDPANRLNVRHPSGFAGPAFRVRGMLVWGFTAMLLTELLKVGGWDRPWDAGRVEDLPPDVLALAARG, from the coding sequence ATGACGGTGCCGTCGTGGCTGCGACCGCCCGCCGACGCCCGCCCCGCCGCCGTGCTGGTGCTGTTCGGGGAGGGCCCCGACGGGCCCGACCTGCTGCTGACCCAGCGGGCCGCCACGCTGCGCAAGCACGCCGGGCAGCCCGCGTTCCCCGGCGGGCGGATCGACCCGGGCGACGACGGGCCGGTGGGGGCGGCGCTGCGCGAGGCCCACGAGGAGACCGGGCTGAACCCGTCCGGCTGCGACGTGCTGGCAACCCTCCCGGAGCTGTACCTGTCGCGCAGCAACCACCGGGTCACCCCGGTCGCGGCCTGGTGGCGGGAGCCTTCGGACGTGTCGCCCGGCCACCCCGGCGAGGTCGCCGCGGTCGCCCGGGTGCCGATCGGCGAGCTGACCGACCCGGCCAACCGGCTGAACGTGCGGCACCCCTCCGGATTCGCCGGGCCGGCGTTCCGGGTGCGGGGGATGCTGGTGTGGGGCTTCACCGCCATGCTGCTCACCGAGCTGCTCAAGGTCGGCGGCTGGGACCGGCCGTGGGACGCCGGCCGGGTCGAGGACCTGCCGCCGGACGTGCTGGCGCTGGCCGCCCGGGGCTGA
- the nth gene encoding endonuclease III translates to MATSVAGAKPRRRAHGPESRLALVRRARRMNRILAETYPDAHCELNFADPFQLLVATVLSAQTTDVRVNMVTPALFARYPTPEDMAAADPEELEKLIQSTGFFRSKARNLLGLAAGLRDRFGGEVPRTLEELVTLPGVGRKTANVVLGNAFDVPGITVDTHFGRLAHRFGWTTETDPVKVEHEVAELIPRREWTILSHRMIWHGRRICHARRPACGVCPLARLCPSFGEGPTDEETARRLVRTGPFS, encoded by the coding sequence ATGGCGACGAGTGTGGCGGGAGCCAAGCCGCGCCGGCGTGCTCACGGACCCGAGTCGCGGCTGGCGCTGGTGCGGCGGGCGCGGAGGATGAACCGGATTCTGGCCGAGACCTATCCGGACGCGCACTGCGAGCTGAACTTCGCCGACCCGTTCCAGCTCCTGGTCGCCACGGTGCTGTCGGCGCAGACCACCGACGTGCGGGTCAACATGGTCACCCCGGCGCTGTTCGCCCGCTATCCCACCCCCGAGGACATGGCGGCGGCCGACCCGGAGGAGCTGGAGAAGCTGATCCAGTCCACCGGGTTCTTCCGGTCCAAGGCCAGGAACCTGCTCGGGCTGGCGGCCGGGCTGCGGGACCGGTTCGGCGGCGAGGTGCCGCGGACCCTGGAGGAGCTGGTCACCCTGCCGGGGGTGGGCCGCAAGACCGCGAACGTGGTGCTCGGCAACGCGTTCGACGTCCCGGGGATCACCGTGGACACCCACTTCGGGCGGCTGGCCCACCGGTTCGGCTGGACCACCGAGACCGACCCGGTCAAGGTCGAGCACGAGGTCGCCGAGCTGATCCCGCGCAGGGAGTGGACGATCCTGTCGCACCGGATGATCTGGCACGGCCGCCGGATCTGCCACGCCCGCCGCCCCGCCTGCGGGGTGTGCCCGCTGGCCCGGCTGTGCCCGTCGTTCGGCGAGGGCCCCACCGACGAGGAGACCGCGCGCAGGCTGGTCCGCACGGGGCCGTTCTCGTGA